Below is a window of Colias croceus chromosome 15, ilColCroc2.1 DNA.
TGCAAAAAATCATACCTTCATCATCATAAACTTAatgcttaaaataaattatccgTCAAAAGTTATTACTATGTACCTGATCATAATCATCAGAttcaaacattattaattagatAATTAGCATACTGTTATTTGTAATTTGACTAATGTTTTgcacaatgttttttttaggtattgtatttctattttctaatTTCTGTTCAAATTTCCGCAAATTcagttttcaattttcatcaCTTTCATGTCAGTTTCAACTGTCAACTTGCTCTGTGCTGTCAACTGTCAAAACCcattataaagttttttttttgctttttcttGGTAAGAAGATGAGTCGATTTGAATATTAGCTTTCATGTtcacgaaatattttatgagttttataatattatgtatttctaaaaattaaatcaacatATTGAATTCCTTCGACGCACAGATctctaaaatacaaaatagttttgtaccgaattatatattttgacaaaaaaCTGAAACCGTTCTCAAATAAAGAGATGTTTATACTTTAGTTTAGCTTTAGCtttagtattataaattattgtaatttatagcTCTATGGGACAACATAGCGCTAGAAATCCTAAAAATATCACAGTCAAGTCCCtcttagtatttattatagctaggtattatttttttagataaaatagatacatattataggtaagtaggtactttctttttatgtttttcCCACAGTTTGACCATGCATTTTGATTTGATAAACTCCACAATATACTCTTTGCTcggttattttatgttattttgtggtcatattatataaatttgtatttaaatgtttatgtcAGCTCATGACAATCAATAAATGCcaatttaataatacctattgtCTTAGTTGGAAGGCGtctttttttctaaatttctcTGTTGTacttttgaatattaattatcaataaattattataccagTTTACAAAAGATGGGAACATTTGATGTTTATGATCCATTGAGAAAtgtcaatataaattttactgAAGAGCAATTAATAGAAATTTCAGAGTGGTTTGATGCAACTTCTAAGCCGCGTTTGGTTATAAACAATGGAGATCCCATAAATGTTATAACTATAGACGATCTCAAACAGTTTTTGGAgcttaaaaagtaaatatagaaatatataaataaagcaGTTTAAAAAAGATCGATAAACGATgtttcagaagtgaaacttctttagcaaaatcgtcgccttaatCCATGACGtaacggtattgccatgacttgaaagtgaaattttactctcaacgcgcttaTTAAAGAAgtctaataattaaaatatcatcactTGTGTCTTCATGAGTAGGTATTCAGAATTTTCAGTGTCACGCACAATTTTTTAAAGCATCATAaaccagaaaaaaaaaataactctatTATTCTCTAATTCTAATCGCATAATatgattaacatatttaaaattcataattgGTAGAATTCATAGAAGAAGTTTTCATTATCCATCCTATGGAGAAATTATGATTGAAGcagaaaaattaaaagctGGTGTATCAAGAATGTTAACAAAAGAACAAATGATTTATATGTTGAATAAATGGACGTTGATACCAAATTTAAAACACGAATTAAAATTAGCTTTTAAGGTATAAAAAGTGTTACAGATTATACTTTCAAAATAtagcataattattatgtaggtacctattagatagggaggcgaggtagctaaatggcgtaattcaacggcgtcgccgagacttatcaaaatcgaaagataaaataattttgaaaaaaagcttctatggtaaaaaccattttagcggtgggtttggcgtgtacggattttcaaaaatgtaaaaaaaaacagtaacTTGGGCATTcacgagcgcgtcagatattcatactacgtatgccccaagtgcctctgataacaatggtatactaatctgccggtttgcgtggtggggatAGGCATATAAaatcgtcaaaaatgcacaaaaaaaaaatttactcgagcgcgtcagattttcggaaggggtgttaattaggccccaaggaagctccccttaaaaaaactgacgattacggcgtgacgataagttacgatgaatttttgaaaatgcagaaaaaaaaagtccttttgaaatactcgagcgcgtcagattttcataggggaggtttatctcggtatcctgaaagcatattttcttaatctgacaaaaatgttggtgggttctcttaatctgaccgaaaaaggtttgtgggttttttttttaatcatcgttatttcatatcaatttttcttaacactctcagttttcgagatgtACTCAAAataccgggagtttgagttttatgatgcttcaaataaaaaaagttttaattatggacaaaaatgaaaagagacctttttttggaaaataaaattaccttttttgtttatttaaacttcttttttggaaaaagtaaagttcgcgacttatatgctgcaacgcgtttttcggaagacgaaatggctcctccagacttccggtcatgcggaaaccggcaaattttgtagttttagtaagttttagattatattcttcaaaataaaaataaaaacaatcgcgctcgagaatgccggattaacgttttttttttacaagttcgcgaccctataactcggcggcgtcgaggacttatggtcagattagttaaatttagtcttaaaacactaaaatcaacccccaatatcttaatctgacgcgctcgagtatttcaatatatcgatttttttttactaatctgatcgtctatcataggcgcgcgtcactacatatagagctaaatagtttacaaggttgttctattaggtctaaggtatctctcatatcttaaactgccacgctcgagtattgcagaaaattcccctattcgcctccctatctatataTTTACCACAAAAATAACGGCCTGAATAATAAGTTAATAGGAGCCTCattggtacagtggttaacGCGAGAGcttgagcgtagaaccgaggggtcctgggttcgatatCCGGTTGAGATGAAAAAAAGTCTCGGTCTAGCCTGCCAGATTGCCATTGTGATCACCTACAGACTTTTCctttaccccactaggggacatgggacatcacacacatacacacatatttaataaacttaaagaTGATTTCTAGACTTTGAAATGGCTGATGGCGCATAAAGTGCTCTTCGCCATAAGAAATGAATggcttgtttatttattacgagTCAAGAGCTGCagatatttaatgttttttgttttttatttctaacaaaaatacattttaaaacatattatacctacctatttttgtTAGGTTTTCGACACCGAAAAGAGAAGTTTTCTAGACATagaagaaataaaagtaattgtgAATACCTATGGTGATGTTTTTAATGAATCGGAAACTTTAGAAATGTTACGTGACGCAAATGTGTCTGGAAATGGAAATGTGTTCTATGAGGAATTTGTTGAAAGTCTTTTTAGCCGGGCGCCTGAACTAAACGAAATAAAGGTAAGAAAAGTGAATTCAATaaggtattataaataatttaaataagtactttAGAAAATACTTAGTTATATTCGCAAGattcattgaaattataaaataatctttcTATTTTGTTTCGGATTGAATTTCTTAGGCAGAATACTTATATGACGATCCTGATGAAGATCCCTCTGTACCACCTGAAGCTGTTCCAGAGAATATGCAACAACCACCACTAAAAGActccaaataaataaagtctGATTACACTTAACATTGGTATTTTATTTCCGTGTTCTCTAATTCATTCAGATTATCATatcagaaatatttatttattgttgcttttgaatagataaattaattcaaCTGTCGATgaaggaaataaaatgtacctactaagtaaatgtaggtacattgCATACAATGTGGAATACAGCAAAtcagaataaaatattgcGAATAATACGGGAGATAATATATGCAGTGTTTTTACTGTTGCAATCTCggagtaataattaataggctAGTTAATTGCTCCGAGGTTGCAATcttaaagtatataatattacaatagtatagGTTGCAATTGCAATGTTTGCAATAGTTCACAAATTAAGTATTAGTTACTACGTAACAATAGTTTGTCCTGCTCCTGGGTTAGGGAAGTCCCTTATTCCCGTTCCGTACCTATAAGTACGGAACCGATACACTAAAAAATGCTCAATTCcattatatttctatttctaagagaaaatatttttatgagaaattaacaattaattatctttaaccttagattacaaaataaagtacagatggagcatgacaaccgcccgtcgcccttgtcaaagaaaatacgaaatcaaaaacaaatacgtcgctgcaccagtgctttCCGTATGTATTACTCTACTCTTtgaccagtgctatagcgcatatagtgtcatgcaatacgtcaaaaagggtttgcaattttagtaaaaaaatgccgtcttgtgataataaaacgctgtaaaatttgttcccgaaaacaaaaaaaaagataaaaaatcgtttcacaggttttctgtagattatttggctgatttatttctttaatacgaataataattttacagatatgaaggaatacaaaacttcaacgtatgttgccagtattttgaaaatgaatttgccatttttattggtaaaacggtaaaatggttaaaagatcttcagggtaatgctgttggatttttcgatcgtgaatgtgattatttgtatagtgcactaaaggttcatgataattattagattattttaataagcataatacattattttgttacttttataaagcttaaaaacgtcatagtcgttttcgctagcgatttaatttatgtgaactccatgatggatatgatgaaaataaaatgtcccgtattctcgactaaaaactaccgctattcgtattcatatattatgaaaaataaaaaataatataattattatagttaatattgaaactttttttatgtaatttatttaataaaaaattgaatacaattattttgtccatatataactttagtaggcaggtactttatgtaataaaagaatttaaataaaaattaaaacttgacttctcatttatgtatacctatagcctacgtcactaccgccactaacataataattcagatcattgcaatgaaacctcacaactcaaaatcggtccaacggtttatactgcagggcgtgtcaaagaaatattatacatacatacataaactcgaaaaacataaccctcttttttccgtagtcggggaaaaatttgggaaatttttcaatatctggcaacattacacgcacacagaagcaccgtgtacgtacagtgcagcggcgaaatgacagcacacatagctttattgaaaatgacgataaattattcggtttagttcggcaacgctccatctgtcttttattttgtaatctaagtctTTAACATTGTTTGAGTCgattttttagaataaaataacaaatttctattttttccatttttagtTTGTTCGATTCCCGGTCGATGCAAGTAATTTTTCGAAAATCTATGAAtgcagttttatttctttttaaaaataaaggaatgttttctttcagcaaaatttgctatagtagagccattttaataggcaacatttgacagttcaacaaaattcaacaacgtaacctagtaacgacgacatagaataacatgatatttcgttttgttagaactgcacatttgcttaacttttttcaattacaattacatatttataataataatgaccgatacaagtaattttaagatttcattttactgataaaccatcctaaacataataaacaatttctgaattaaaaaactgacgtcgctacaattttgtgtcaataaaccttttttctttttaaatactagagacgttactctaaaaatcgaaatctgacatctagaatcgaatgcattgattaattgtgaataaaaatcatcataaattaataaattcgattgacaaatgtttcaaatccgtatcgattaatacactttaatcgatgtttttaagcaggttacctctcttcgaagataaaattgatagacgtcaaatgttgcctattaaattggctcgactataccTATCTTCAATAATGGCCTTGTAATGGCCCATCAAAAATTTCCACAGTTTATAATGTacagtttaaaaattgtaatatttcagTACCTAGATCTGTGTCCATTTGATTTCCATGGACACGACTTTTTGGTTTTGACAATGATGAATGACACAAGACACAAATAATGACATATCTCAATTCTCAATAGATGATGTCGGAAAACTGAAACAAGATTTCTTTAAAGTTATTgttcaaaactaaaataaaattaaagtatttacatataacatttaaataattgcatAGGTTTAAGGAGATAAGTACACGTATGTAGATTTacgaatatttaattactgtttgcgattttgttgttgtttatttttacgaaaaaaTGGATATGGAAGACAATGCGATGGGCCTGACCACAGAACAAACTGATAAAATACTGCAATTTCAAGATCTAACTGGTATTGAGGATATGTCAATATGTAGAGATGTTTTACAAAGACATCAGTGGGATTTGGAGGTAAGTTTTTTATCGAAAGTATGTTATATCGATCAAACAACGTTTTTTAGGTCATAGatctttatattacttttactgacaatttttgtgttaaattTAAGGTAGCGATACAAGAGCAACTAAATATAAGGGAAGGCAGGCCTTCCGTGTTTGCCACAGAAGCGCGGGCGCCCCCAGTCGTTCACGACCACATAGCACAACAAGTCTTCACAGACGATGCCCCAGAAGGACCTGGCGGCGTAACTGGCCTCTTCCGTTATGTAGTTAACCTAGTTGTATCTGTGTGCTATAGTACAATATCATcagttttgaatttattattaagtttcATAAGGAATGATGACCGAAGATGtaagtattcatatattactataatttaattttatgaattgatTGTAGTgtgaaagttattttttgaaCATATTATTACCTAACAATTCATTCAATGAAACTGCATATTTTACTTGTAACTTATATTGTACTTGTATTGTTGACTTGCATCCATATAGTATACTGTcatctaataattatatttacttcAGTGGTCACAGATCCCCTGGGGGATGTCATGGGATTCATCAACAACTACAATTCACGTTTTAACCCACACCCTGTATTCTACCAGGGCACTTATGCTCAGGCACTGAATGATGCCAAAAATGAACTGAGGTTCCTCATTGTATACTTACATTCAGAGTCCGCACCAGAGACATTAAATTTCTGCAGGTAATCTATGCATACAATGCTGTTACAGTATACAATGGAAATGTAATGCCTAATTGCATTCAATTTATTGTTtcatatattactagctgtgctgcacggtttcacccgcgtggctccgctcctgttggtcttagcgtgataatattatgttgcgTGATAAATTatgcctatattactcgtggatattGTAACTTTCTAAtgttgaaagaattttttaaattggtccagtagtttatgagcctattcattttaatcaaacaaacaaatttttcttctttataatattagtgtagatattgtatattgtatgATTCTTAC
It encodes the following:
- the LOC123698072 gene encoding troponin C, slow skeletal and cardiac muscles-like isoform X1: MGTFDVYDPLRNVNINFTEEQLIEISEWFDATSKPRLVINNGDPINVITIDDLKQFLELKKIHRRSFHYPSYGEIMIEAEKLKAGVSRMLTKEQMIYMLNKWTLIPNLKHELKLAFKVFDTEKRSFLDIEEIKVIVNTYGDVFNESETLEMLRDANVSGNGNVFYEEFVESLFSRAPELNEIKAEYLYDDPDEDPSVPPEAVPENMQQPPLKDSK
- the LOC123698072 gene encoding caltractin-like isoform X2, giving the protein MSRIHRRSFHYPSYGEIMIEAEKLKAGVSRMLTKEQMIYMLNKWTLIPNLKHELKLAFKVFDTEKRSFLDIEEIKVIVNTYGDVFNESETLEMLRDANVSGNGNVFYEEFVESLFSRAPELNEIKAEYLYDDPDEDPSVPPEAVPENMQQPPLKDSK